In Carassius carassius chromosome 7, fCarCar2.1, whole genome shotgun sequence, one genomic interval encodes:
- the crybb1l2 gene encoding crystallin, beta B1, like 2: MSTGGEKSKPASQPDGKAAQTQKKTDMGVGNYRMYVYDQENFQGRMIEISNECMNVCEMGMDRVRSLRVECGPWVGWEQMNFCGEMYILEKGEYPRWDCWSNCHRNDYLLSFRPVRMDPEKHKICLYEVGEFKGRKMEIIDDDVPSMYTFGFTDRVGSIMVSCGTWVGYQYPGYRGSQYLLEKGDYRHFNEYGARHPQFQSVRRIRDMQWHPDGCYTMATK; this comes from the exons ATGTCCACTGGTGGAGAGAAGTCCAAGCCTGCCTCCCAGCCTGATGGGAAGGCTGCTCAAACTCAGAAGAAAACTGATATGGGCGTGGGAAACTACAGG atgTATGTGTATGATCAGGAGAACTTTCAGGGCCGCATGATCGAAATCTCCAACGAGTGCATGAACGTGTGTGAAATGGGCATGGACAGAGTGCGTTCCCTCCGCGTGGAGTGTGGCCC ttGGGTGGGTTGGGAGCAGATGAACTTCTGCGGAGAGATGTACATCCTGGAGAAGGGCGAGTACCCCCGCTGGGACTGCTGGAGCAACTGCCACAGGAACGACTACCTGCTGTCCTTCAGACCAGTCAGAATG GACCCAGAAAAGCATAAGATCTGTCTGTATGAAGTTGGTGAATTCAAGGGCCGTAAGATGGAGATTATCGATGATGATGTTCCCAGTATGTACACCTTCGGCTTTACCGACCGCGTCGGCAGCATCATGGTCAGCTGTGGCAC TTGGGTGGGCTACCAGTATCCTGGTTACCGTGGCAGCCAGTACCTGCTGGAGAAGGGCGACTACCGTCACTTTAATGAGTACGGCGCTCGCCATCCCCAGTTTCAGTCCGTCAGGCGCATCCGTGACATGCAGTGGCACCCAGACGGTTGCTACACTATGGCCACCAAGTGA